Part of the Virgibacillus necropolis genome, GGCATTCTCCGTTGTGAAAAATTCGGTTTTTTGTTTATGTGGTAAGTTGGTAATAAATGGTGAGATGTTAACACCTGTTACCTGTCGACCATCCTCCGCACGAATTTTCACGGCACTCGGATCAGTCAAAACATACTCTCGGCCATCACCTTTTTTATGATTATAGACACCACGTTCAATTGCTTCTAGCAGTGTACTCTTCCCATGATAGCCACCACCAACGATAAGTGTGATGCCTCGTTTGACCGCCATCCCTTTTACTAATTCCTCTTGATGTGGAATTTTGATTTCGACTTCATTTTCAGCAGGACTTGTAAAAGGAATCGCTTCATTAAGCGGTTGATCACTCACACCACTCGATCGTGGTAGTATCGCTCCATTTGCAATAAACGCTATCCAATTATTTTCTCGCATCTTTTCCCTGATCCCGTGTTGTTGATCTGCAAGTACTGTCACTTGATGGATAGCTTGATCAGAAATAGTGAAAATGGACTTATTAATAATGCTAGGGATTGCTTGGTTAAATAACTTTACGGCTTCTTTCCCATTAATTCGTCTACCATTTGCAGGTAAGCCAATAGAAAGACATATTGTAATGGATTTTTCGTCTATTGAAACGGCACTTCGCTCAATGACTTCCTGGTGTGGGGCATCAAACTGGATGAGTCCACTCTTCCCAGATCCTTTAATAAATAAGGTATTTTGCTTTACTGCTTGTCCAACCGCTCTTGCGATTCGATCCTCAGCCGCTATTTTTCGTTGATAGTTTGTCAACCAGTTTTCGTTTATCTTGCGTTTTTCCGCAGGTACGACAATTCGAGCTTTTGAAGGAGTAGCAAATGGATCACCTTGTACATAATCTATATATAAATCGAAGTTATCATATTTATAATAACCTTGAATACTCTTATACGCTTTATATCCTTTTCCATCGATTGATCGAAGGCTTTGAATTAGTTTTTCCATGATACACCATCCTTTGTATTTAGCATACTTGGTGAGAAATTTGAGTTCAAGTATTAGGAGTGGATTTACTCTCCGTAATAACAAAATAAAAACGCAACACTTCGTAAGATAAATTACGAAACACTGCGTTAAGACATATGTATGGAGCGGGTAGGGGGAATCGAACCCCCATCATCAGCTTGGAAGGCTGAGGTTTTACCACTAAACTATACCCGCAAAATTCGACAACATTTTTAATAACATGTTAATTATTATAACAAGTTTAATTCTATTAATCAAGGGCAAATTTTTAATCTTTTAATTATGGAAAAAAACGCCCATTTACAACGCTTTATGTTAGCGATAAGATAGACGTATGCTTGACGGGAGGCGATAAAATGTCTGTATATCCAATCATGTTGTCACAGACTAAATTTACACATCGAGATAATTTGAACTATCCATTTGAAGAACGTGCCTTGCAATTTGGGGATGGCGTGTATGAGGTTGTTCGTATCTACAATGGTACTTATTATTTAATTAATGAACATATTGATCGATTATTCCGAT contains:
- a CDS encoding ABC-ATPase domain-containing protein, with protein sequence MEKLIQSLRSIDGKGYKAYKSIQGYYKYDNFDLYIDYVQGDPFATPSKARIVVPAEKRKINENWLTNYQRKIAAEDRIARAVGQAVKQNTLFIKGSGKSGLIQFDAPHQEVIERSAVSIDEKSITICLSIGLPANGRRINGKEAVKLFNQAIPSIINKSIFTISDQAIHQVTVLADQQHGIREKMRENNWIAFIANGAILPRSSGVSDQPLNEAIPFTSPAENEVEIKIPHQEELVKGMAVKRGITLIVGGGYHGKSTLLEAIERGVYNHKKGDGREYVLTDPSAVKIRAEDGRQVTGVNISPFITNLPHKQKTEFFTTENASGSTSQAANVMEALEVDAMTLLIDEDTSATNFMIRDHRMQQLVKSEQEPITPFIDKVKQLHDQLSVSTIIVMGGSGDYFDIADNVIMMEEYVPKNVTEKVKEITRQYPAERAITKGINFGEIKHRQIEQSSFQTTKGKRAKVQAKGLTKILMGKTEITFAQTEQLVDSSQTRMIAEIIMFLDKTNELNNQQTLLALLVKINEQINRKGLASFTAYPDQHPGDLARPRTFEIAAVLNRMRTLRVNQQRT